One region of Desulfovibrio sp. JC010 genomic DNA includes:
- a CDS encoding HD family hydrolase → MMKNLKNRDKMTRLADFLFEVGMLRKTPRTGYQFLGTGSESVADHSYRVAVLGYVLADMAGADMARTVFMCLFHDLHEARTGDFNYVNRIYNRSYRDRALRHTLAGTGLEDKIFPHWEELEECETLESKLAQDADQLDFILNLKEELDMGNPYAGKWLESALKRLRTEEGQQLADKIAETDHKDWWYLGPPPSWWENKNGLDDED, encoded by the coding sequence ATGATGAAAAACCTTAAAAACCGCGACAAGATGACCAGACTTGCCGATTTCCTCTTTGAGGTCGGCATGCTGCGCAAAACCCCGCGTACCGGATACCAGTTCTTAGGCACTGGTTCCGAATCCGTAGCCGACCACTCCTACCGGGTGGCGGTACTTGGTTACGTACTGGCCGACATGGCCGGAGCGGATATGGCCCGTACAGTATTCATGTGTTTGTTCCATGACCTGCATGAAGCCCGCACCGGGGACTTCAACTACGTAAACCGTATCTATAACCGCAGCTACCGGGACCGGGCTCTGCGCCACACATTGGCCGGAACCGGGCTGGAAGACAAAATTTTCCCCCACTGGGAGGAACTGGAAGAGTGTGAGACCCTTGAATCAAAACTGGCTCAGGATGCAGACCAGCTTGACTTCATTCTCAATCTCAAGGAAGAGCTGGACATGGGCAACCCCTATGCAGGAAAATGGCTGGAATCGGCCTTAAAACGGCTGCGCACTGAAGAAGGACAGCAATTGGCCGATAAAATAGCTGAAACTGACCACAAGGACTGGTGGTATCTCGGCCCTCCGCCAAGCTGGTGGGAGAACAAAAACGGCCTTGATGATGAGGATTGA